From the Halalkalicoccus sp. CGA53 genome, one window contains:
- the fabG gene encoding 3-oxoacyl-ACP reductase FabG, with translation MNSHQLCVVTGASKGIGRATVEALAGEKRTVVVNYRRSEAGAYDAVAAIEDAGGTAVAMQADVTDPAAVEGMRDRVHERIGPVDVLVNNAGVTADTTFGRMDREDWERVIDVTLNGTFACTKAFFDDIKSSPQGRLINVSSVIGKQGNYGQANYAAAKSGLFGFTRTLALELAESGSTANCVAPGYTDTEMVRAVPEDIQDRIREEIPIGRFATAGEVAELIAFLASPHASYITGETIDITGGLDL, from the coding sequence ATGAATTCACACCAGCTGTGCGTAGTGACGGGAGCATCGAAAGGGATCGGACGCGCCACCGTAGAGGCGCTGGCGGGCGAGAAACGGACCGTCGTGGTCAACTACCGGCGGTCGGAGGCCGGGGCGTACGACGCCGTCGCGGCGATCGAGGACGCGGGCGGGACGGCCGTGGCGATGCAGGCGGACGTGACGGACCCGGCGGCCGTCGAGGGGATGCGCGATCGCGTCCACGAGCGAATCGGGCCTGTCGACGTCCTCGTCAACAACGCGGGCGTCACCGCCGACACGACGTTCGGACGGATGGACCGCGAGGACTGGGAGCGCGTCATCGACGTCACCCTGAACGGGACGTTCGCCTGTACGAAGGCGTTTTTCGACGACATCAAATCGTCTCCGCAGGGGCGGCTGATCAACGTCTCGAGCGTCATCGGGAAACAGGGCAACTACGGGCAGGCGAACTACGCCGCGGCGAAGAGCGGGCTGTTTGGCTTCACCCGGACGCTCGCGCTCGAACTCGCCGAGAGCGGGTCGACCGCGAACTGCGTCGCCCCCGGCTACACCGATACGGAGATGGTTCGCGCCGTCCCAGAGGACATCCAGGACCGGATCAGGGAGGAGATCCCGATCGGGCGGTTCGCGACCGCCGGGGAGGTCGCCGAGCTGATCGCGTTCCTCGCGAGCCCTCACGCGTCGTACATCACCGGCGAGACGATCGACATCACCGGGGGGCTCGACCTGTGA
- a CDS encoding glycosyltransferase family 4 protein: protein MSHILVLLNWIRPTTIEYDISERLGREPGFEVTVACYEDASLEETEAPVDTDAVSLEFLGARNRFDRTAIGRLRELLTAGRFDLLHTQTNFSGALGRALAPSELPIVDTEHADHRLHYSAAQNAVNATTLWRADRVVANSQATLDSFYPHERLLVPERKRRVIYNGVDIDAIDAARPESNPWETDRPRVTTVGRMIPTKNQRTLIAAFDDVRRSVPDAELMIVGDGPERAALERFVRARRLGDHVTFTGTVSRLDVYRILHASDLFALSSHSEGFCVALVEAMACGLAPVVSDIPVLHEVAGETAAFADSRSPESFAAAIRTLLRDPERRERRARDADERARTEFPLERSVEEYRALYDEVLAERG, encoded by the coding sequence ATGTCTCATATACTCGTCCTCCTCAACTGGATCCGGCCGACGACCATCGAGTACGACATCTCGGAACGGCTCGGCCGGGAGCCCGGCTTCGAGGTGACGGTCGCCTGTTACGAGGACGCATCGCTCGAGGAGACCGAAGCTCCCGTCGACACCGACGCGGTCTCCCTCGAGTTCCTCGGGGCGAGGAACCGATTCGACCGGACGGCGATCGGGCGGCTCCGTGAACTCCTCACGGCCGGTCGATTCGACCTGCTGCACACCCAGACGAACTTCTCCGGTGCGCTCGGACGCGCGCTCGCGCCCTCCGAGCTCCCGATCGTCGACACCGAACACGCCGATCACCGGCTGCACTACTCCGCCGCCCAGAACGCGGTCAACGCGACGACGCTCTGGCGTGCCGACCGCGTCGTCGCGAACTCGCAGGCGACGCTCGATTCCTTCTACCCACACGAACGACTTCTGGTCCCGGAGCGAAAGCGCCGCGTGATCTACAACGGCGTCGACATCGACGCCATCGACGCCGCGCGCCCCGAGTCGAACCCGTGGGAGACCGACCGCCCGCGGGTGACGACCGTCGGCCGGATGATCCCGACGAAGAACCAGCGAACGTTGATCGCGGCGTTCGACGACGTCAGGCGGTCGGTGCCCGACGCGGAGCTGATGATCGTCGGCGACGGACCCGAGCGAGCGGCGCTCGAACGGTTCGTCCGGGCTCGCCGCCTCGGAGACCACGTCACGTTCACCGGCACCGTCTCCCGTCTCGACGTCTATCGGATCCTCCACGCGAGCGACCTCTTCGCGCTCAGCTCCCACTCCGAGGGGTTCTGCGTCGCGCTGGTCGAGGCGATGGCCTGTGGGCTCGCGCCCGTCGTCAGTGACATCCCGGTACTCCACGAGGTCGCCGGTGAGACCGCCGCCTTCGCCGACTCGAGGAGCCCGGAGTCGTTCGCGGCCGCGATCCGGACGCTGCTGCGCGACCCGGAACGACGCGAACGACGCGCCAGGGACGCCGACGAACGGGCGCGGACGGAGTTCCCGCTCGAACGGAGCGTCGAGGAGTACCGTGCGCTCTACGACGAGGTGCTCGCCGAACGTGGGTGA
- a CDS encoding sulfatase has translation MTSNIVLIVMDTARADVFSPGNDAALEPPIAGRRYTNAFASAPWTLPSHAGLFTGTYSSKHGAHGGHKRLSGNLPTLAEALGDGGYETVGVSNNTWISEEFGFARGFETFYKTWQYVQTETDLGEIARTKEGTEKLRGVAKKILEGNPLTNLTNAVYGQFFRRRSDEGARATNEWIDDWLTERADTRPFFLFVNYLEPHLEYRPQKQIAEAYLPDGVSYEEAMEVPQDAWEYIAGNLEMGEREFDILRGLYRAELAYLGERIDELRTSLEAAGEWEDTVFVVTGDHGENIGDHGLMDHQYCLYDTLLHVPLFVHGPSFDEGEDDRLVQLTDLAPTLLDVAGIDAVGMREEVQGVSFHPGGDADPREHAIAEYLSPQPSMEALEKRVGEISPEVERYDRSLRTIRSGEYKLVRGSDGARELYRVASDPGEREEISGERPGVVADLETRLDEWLSSFEHADASGSVSMTQSTQDRLEDLGYLQ, from the coding sequence ATGACCTCCAACATCGTCCTGATCGTGATGGACACCGCCAGAGCGGACGTCTTCTCTCCCGGAAACGACGCAGCACTCGAGCCTCCGATCGCGGGACGACGCTACACGAACGCGTTCGCGAGCGCGCCCTGGACGCTCCCGTCCCATGCGGGGCTCTTCACGGGGACGTACTCCTCGAAACACGGCGCACACGGCGGTCACAAACGCCTCTCGGGAAATCTCCCGACGCTCGCGGAGGCACTCGGCGACGGGGGCTACGAGACGGTCGGCGTCTCGAACAACACGTGGATCAGCGAGGAGTTCGGTTTCGCCCGCGGCTTCGAGACCTTCTACAAGACCTGGCAGTACGTCCAGACCGAGACGGACCTCGGCGAGATCGCCCGGACGAAGGAAGGTACAGAAAAGCTCCGGGGCGTCGCGAAGAAGATCCTTGAGGGAAATCCGCTGACGAACCTCACGAACGCGGTCTACGGCCAGTTCTTTCGACGGCGCAGCGACGAGGGTGCGCGCGCGACCAACGAGTGGATCGACGACTGGCTCACGGAACGAGCGGACACCCGTCCCTTCTTCCTCTTCGTCAACTACCTCGAGCCACACCTGGAGTACCGACCCCAGAAACAGATCGCCGAGGCGTACCTCCCCGACGGCGTGAGCTACGAGGAGGCGATGGAGGTCCCACAGGACGCCTGGGAATACATCGCGGGGAACCTCGAGATGGGCGAGCGAGAGTTCGATATACTGCGTGGGCTCTATCGCGCCGAACTCGCCTATCTGGGAGAGCGCATCGACGAGTTGAGGACGTCGCTCGAGGCGGCCGGCGAGTGGGAGGACACCGTCTTCGTCGTCACCGGCGATCACGGCGAGAACATCGGCGACCACGGTCTGATGGACCACCAGTACTGTCTCTACGACACGCTGTTGCACGTCCCGCTGTTCGTCCACGGGCCGTCGTTCGACGAGGGCGAAGACGACCGACTCGTCCAGCTCACCGACCTCGCACCCACACTGCTCGACGTGGCCGGAATCGACGCGGTGGGGATGCGAGAGGAGGTTCAGGGCGTGTCCTTCCATCCGGGGGGCGACGCCGACCCGAGAGAGCACGCCATCGCGGAGTACCTCTCGCCACAGCCGTCGATGGAGGCGCTCGAAAAGCGCGTCGGTGAGATCTCCCCCGAGGTCGAACGGTACGACCGATCGCTGCGGACGATCCGTTCCGGGGAGTACAAACTCGTCCGTGGCTCCGACGGTGCGCGCGAACTCTATCGCGTCGCGTCGGACCCCGGGGAACGGGAGGAGATCTCCGGGGAGCGACCGGGGGTGGTTGCGGACCTCGAAACACGTCTCGACGAGTGGCTCTCCTCGTTCGAGCACGCCGACGCGTCGGGCTCGGTCTCGATGACGCAGTCGACACAGGACCGCCTCGAGGACCTCGGCTACCTCCAGTGA